From the Xyrauchen texanus isolate HMW12.3.18 chromosome 49, RBS_HiC_50CHRs, whole genome shotgun sequence genome, one window contains:
- the flnca gene encoding filamin-C, which yields MPNGLHRDLATRGFSRLIGAGIPSEFIVNTCKAGSGALAVTIDGPSKVKMDCTECPEGYKISYTPMAPGNYLISIKYGGPQHIVGSPFKSKLTGMRLSGGHSLHETSSAIVGTVTRTSKVPGAYSSLSSSKSTSDASKVVCHGEGHSKTSVSQKNNFTIDCSKAGRQQSLGWPCPHSPTHWTRCSLPTAQIDPQMMPSPMFYTPASPIWTAGTGTT from the exons GGATCCCATCTGAGTTCATCGTCAATACATGCAAGGCTGGTTCAGGTGCCTTAGCTGTTACTATTGATGGTCCCTCAAAGGTGAAGATGGACTGCACTGAATGTCCAGAGGGTTACAAAATCTCATATACACCTATGGCACCTGGCAACTATCTTATATCCATCAAATATGGTGGACCGCAGCACATTGTTGGCAGCCCCTTCAAATCAAAGCTTACAG GCATGCGTCTATCTGGAGGCCATAGTTTACATGAAACTTCATCAGCCATTGTGGGGACTGTTACTAGAACATCCAAGGTGCCCGGAGCTTACAGCTCTTTGTCCAGCTCCAAGTCAACATCAGATGCCAGTAAAGTTGTATGCCATGGTGAAGGCCACTCCAAAACATCTGTGAGTCAGAAGAACAACTTTACCATCGATTGCAGTAAAGCAG GGCGCCAACAGAGCCTGGGCTGGCCCTGTCCTCACTCCCCAACTCACTGGACCcgttgcagtttgcctaccgctcAAATAGATCCACAGATGATGCCATCACCCATGTTCTACACTCCAGCCTCTCCCATATGGACTGCAGGAACGGGAACTAcatga